The genome window caatgttggaagcacagaatcgtctagaatgtatgctgtagcgttaagattttccttcactggaactaaggggcctaacccgaaccatgaaaaacagccccagaccattattcctcctccaccaaactttacaattggcacaatgcattggggcaggtagcgttctcctggcatccgccaaacacagattcgtctgatgggctgccagatggtgaaaagtgattcatcactccagaaaacgcatttccactgctccagagtccaatggcggcgagcttttcaccactccagccgacgcttggcattcctcatggtaatcttaggcttgtctGCGGCTGCTcagctatggaaacccatttcatgaagctcccgacaaacagttattgtgctgatgttgcttccagaggcagtttggaactcagtagtgagtgttgcaaccgcggagagacaatttttacgcactacgcgcttcagccctcaacagtcccattctgtgagcttgtgtggcctagcaCTAGcacttgttgctcctagacatttccacttcacaataacagcacttacagttgaccggggcggCTCTAGGTGGGCGTaagtttgacaaactgacttgttggaaaggtggcctcctatgacagtgccacattgaaagtcagtgagctcttcagtaaggccattttactactaatgtttgtctatggagattgcatggctgtgtgctcaattttatacacctgtcagcaacgggtgtggctgaaatagccgaatccacacatTTTGACTtagttttatatatacagtgtagtttAACAGATACCATAAAAACGATGCAACGCCTACTGAATGATGCAAAGCCAAAACTTACAAAATAGTATATTGCAATACTTACGTTTTGTTGTTAAACTGCTAGAAATCTGCAGAGAAGCCAAAGAAGCTTCCCTCAGGGCCAGAGAACTCAGTGAAATTAACCAGGTTTAGATTTAAGGTGTCAGAGTAATGTGGGAGAGCAAACAGCAGGAGACCCATCATTTGTATTGATGTATGAATGCGGTGTTCCTCCATCTTTTTCAGCTATAACGCTTCTCTAGCTCCGTCAACTCCCTCACCTAAAGGAAAGTACCCTCACTGCAAGTGAAACTGTAATCCAAATGTGTTGCCAAATGTGTTCTTCCTATGTGAGTAATTCTTATCATCTCCGTTTGTTTTCCGCAAGGCAGGGAACTTACACAGTAATGTCGAGAGGGCTGTCATAGGTAGTGCAGAGTTGTTGATGTGAGTTGAAGGATTTTTTTCTTGCTAAGCTAAATTTGTTTGCGGCTCTCATTGCATTGTAGTGAGTGGAGTGTAACTAACTGCTTCCTGTTGATAGGACTTTGCAGAGAATATTTTGCGCAATGAAGTGAAGATATGTGAGTCTGTCAGAACAGAACTGCAGCTCTCACACACATTAGCACATACATTTATAGTGTTATATTAACTTGTAAACAATGTCTCTCATAgtacatacatttatttaaaaaaaattgcattaATTACACGATTCAAGACTGTGCATAACCAACGTATAAAACTATCGTGATGTGGATCCAAATACAATGTTTTCTATTGTTTTCTCTCAGttgggagcgagaaagagagagagagagggagagagaacgacagaagcacacagacacagatacagacacacagacacatgcacagggCGGGTTGCTGGGTTTGAGAGATTAAGGAGACAATGGTCAATTACACCCAACCCTTCTCTTCCCAGATGAGTCCTCCCCAGGGCATGACAATTCATGGAAACAGATGGAAAATTTAAGTGGACCTGACACAaaatagcctggttcctctctaggtttcttcctaggttttggcctttctagggagtttttcctagccaccgtgcttctacacctgcattgcttgctgtttggggttttaggctgggtttctgtacagcactttgagatatcagctgatgtaagaagggctatataaatgcatttgatttgatttgaaaatgacTCCTGTAGCTTCACACTCACTTAACCATCCCCCTACCCTGTACACATGGTAGGACGACTCATAAGTTTGGTGTTTTCAGCTTTAATAAACTCTTGCACAGATTACATGAAAAACATTACAGTATGTTCCATTTCAACATAGTGAAAAACAAACGTAAAATTAATTATATAATAAAgaacattttactgagttattcAGTTGTCATTTAAATATGTATTACAGGACAAACCCCATGATAGTGTTACATAAAAACACATATCATAGTGATCTGTCCCATAAAGTGAATGATTACACAGCTGGTACCCCTACTTTAACTGACTTGACTgagctacagccttccctgtagctcagttggtagagcatggtgtttgcaacaccagggttgtgggttcgattcccacagggggccagcacaggaaaaaataaaaataaatgtatgaaatgtatgcattcactactgtaagtcgctctggataagagcgtctgctaaatgactaaaatgtaaatgaatgaaATCACCTTGGACACTCATTAACATTTCTAGACTTTGGTCTGATTATAAATTCTCTGCTTCTATAGATGGTTCAACACCTCAGAAGTACAAAGATGCACAAAATGAAGTCAAACTGACAAACATGATTGTGAAGAACCTGAGATGGTGGATACGTGTTTTGGTCAGTTCTGAAATATCACAGAACTATACAGAAAGAAAACTGGTCAGTACATtcaggaaaagagaggagagagcagtctCCCAGAGAATACAGCAGAGTATATTTTCATAGCAACATTGAAGATGTGCATGAATACTAAAGATGTGTACAAATGTTGAGTTTCTTCACTCAGTGGTACTCAACCCAGCTAGCACGATCACTTGTGTAAACCAGTGGTCAGATATCAGAGAATGGTGTGTGGTAACCTTTGCTGAATGGTCAGAGAATGGTAAGAGAACTGCCTCCATCTCTACTCCACTGTGTGTTCCAAGGTGGTGGGCTGTTTGAGTGGATCCTTGGGAAACAGTTCCTTAAACTCAGCCAACCAGTCACCAGGCAAACCCCATCTTGGGAAGAGCACAAGGTCATGTAGTAGGCCAGCTAGTAACGCCCCCACAAACAGCCCCACACAATACACCTGCAGAGGAGAGAGATACTTTTTTGTAAGTAGATTTGTATGTGTGCACTGTTGTGTGATCTTAGTAAACAGCGTCAATATACTTTTATAATTTCATGGAGCACAATGAAAGATAGTCAACTTGTGTTTGGCCAGACCCAATGGTCATTCAATTTTAAAGTGACCACAGCTGGACCAAAAGACCTAGCTGGATTCATGCCACAGCCAGTGTACCAAATCTGGTCAGAGGTagaaggtaaagagagagagagagggagaaaatgagtgagagagagaggggcatgaAATCAAAAGATAAGTCATAGCAAAAATGTAAAGATCTACAAAATGTTTTAATTGGCAAAATCCATCAAATTACCCATATAAACTCTATTATGGTCAGACAGCATTAGAACTAACATAAATAGGATTTGGCATCTTCCTTGCCGCTACTAGATTTCCCAAAATGACAGACAAGCCGACCACTACAGGACCCAGGAGGTGGAAGGCTGATTTGGGTCGAGATGTGGTGAGGACACAGACTACCAGCTGAAAGGTGATGGCTGTTTCCACTGTGAAGGCTTGGCATGGGTGGACACCCAAGGCTACCTGGAAAAGGAAACATTTTACAGATATCAGACCTGTACTCATTGagtaatgtatttttttataaatcaATTTTATAAATGTATAAATCAATTAAGCCCACACAAAAATACAAAGACACTTTTAGCAAAACATTTCCTATAATGACTTTTCGGAAGCTATAATAACACAGAAAAACAATAATTCAATACAACCTGGaatcaaataaaaatgaattAGACGTGACTCACCTCGTTCAGCTCCAGATACCTTCTGAGCGGGGCAGGTACCATTCCCATGAGAAGGGCACAGGCACAGAGCGCACCGAGGAGCTGTGCCCCCACGTAGAGGACAGCTCTCCAGGGGCTCACCCTCAGTCCTGCAGCCAGAGCCAGGGTCACAGCCGGGTTCAAGTGGACCCCTCCTCCAGAGGTAGCAGGACCCAGGCACACAGTCACCAAAGCCACAGAGGCCCCAAATGCCAGGCCCACATGCAGGGGGTCAGGGTGGCACTCGGAGAGGGACTGGGCGTCCGAGAGAAAGAATGGGTCTGACTCGGAAGACAAGGCATGGAGATGATGATCACTGGTGGGACTGGAGAGGTTCCCATCCCAGGCTGGAAGCTGGGGCCATAGCACCACCGAGGCCAGACTGGCGAAGAGGAAGATGGCAGTGCCCGCAAATTGACACAGAAGGTCCCAGAGGAAGGAGAGTGTCCAAATGTTCTTCAGAACCAGCACCAGACTGCAAAGGACTTGCATGATGGATGAATgaatctctgtttctctgttgtcctgtttctctgtttgtttgttgttctGCCATGAAACACATCCAGGAGTCAGCAGCAGCAGAACCAAACAACCACAAGGGACTGCAATGGGAACCTATATAGAGGGGGCACCTACTGCTGTGTGACACATATATCAGGAAGGTGGCCTCTTTCTTTTCCCGCTGAGATTATTTACCTGTCCCCTCAGTATACTGCTTGTATTGTGATGTGTCCTGTAGGTGGGTAAGGCTGGAGGGGAGGTGAGGAAGCTTACATTAGCTTAGCCAATGCATATTTTGGCTTTCTGCTTTTCCATACTCTCAGATGGCTGCCGGTAAATGTCGAGTGGTGTCTTCTTTCCGGGGGGTCATAGATTTACTCATAGGtaatgaggggccactagctaggGGACGCTAGCTTCTGGTCTCTCTTTGCAGCTGGGGGTCTCCCCTCTTCCTTCTTCTAACTCTCTCATATACACCCTTGCCTCTGTTTCTCAAAGAAAAGTGCTTCACCAGAGAGGATTATAGCGTTACCTGAAGCTTTCTATCTTTCAAATAGAAGAGGAGTGTGGCTGAGGATTGAGCTGAACAAGCCAAAGCCAACTAACTGATTTGCAATTAGTGATTTCCTGGGATTCATCCAAAATGTGTACTTTCCTGACC of Salmo trutta chromosome 1, fSalTru1.1, whole genome shotgun sequence contains these proteins:
- the LOC115192878 gene encoding aquaporin-5-like, producing the protein MQVLCSLVLVLKNIWTLSFLWDLLCQFAGTAIFLFASLASVVLWPQLPAWDGNLSSPTSDHHLHALSSESDPFFLSDAQSLSECHPDPLHVGLAFGASVALVTVCLGPATSGGGVHLNPAVTLALAAGLRVSPWRAVLYVGAQLLGALCACALLMGMVPAPLRRYLELNEVALGVHPCQAFTVETAITFQLVVCVLTTSRPKSAFHLLGPVVVGLSVILGNLVAIWYTGCGMNPARSFGPAVVTLKLNDHWVYCVGLFVGALLAGLLHDLVLFPRWGLPGDWLAEFKELFPKDPLKQPTTLEHTVE